From Demequina lutea, a single genomic window includes:
- a CDS encoding aldo/keto reductase, translated as MSIPTHNLNDGHTIPAIGFGTYPLVGADGYRAIRSALDAGYRLIDSAVNYENEGTVGKAVRDFLRESGTPREALTVQTKLPGRHHETARAIKSGFESAARLGLDQIDVLLIHWPNPTTGKYLGAWRGLVELQKQGIARSIGVSNFTAPLLAEIIADTGVTPVLNQIELHPLFVQKQMRAEHARLGILTESWSPLGKRNAPYATAAVADAAAAHGVSPAQVVLRWQVQLGNLPIPKSSTPQRQVDNLDVFGFQLGDAEMAAITALDQPDGRLFGADPATHEEM; from the coding sequence ATGAGCATCCCTACCCACAACCTGAACGATGGCCACACGATTCCCGCGATTGGCTTTGGGACGTATCCCCTCGTGGGCGCGGACGGCTACCGCGCCATCCGTTCCGCTCTCGATGCCGGCTACCGGCTCATCGACTCGGCCGTGAACTACGAGAACGAGGGCACGGTGGGGAAGGCGGTGCGCGACTTCTTGCGTGAGTCGGGTACTCCTCGCGAGGCACTCACGGTCCAGACCAAACTCCCCGGACGCCACCACGAGACCGCTCGCGCGATCAAATCGGGCTTCGAGTCTGCGGCGCGGCTGGGCCTCGACCAGATCGACGTGCTGCTGATCCACTGGCCCAACCCGACCACGGGAAAGTACCTCGGCGCGTGGCGCGGTCTGGTCGAACTGCAGAAGCAGGGCATCGCGCGCAGCATCGGCGTCTCCAACTTTACGGCGCCGCTCCTCGCCGAGATCATCGCGGACACGGGTGTCACCCCCGTTCTCAACCAGATCGAGTTGCACCCACTCTTCGTTCAGAAACAGATGCGCGCCGAGCATGCTCGCCTTGGAATTCTTACCGAATCGTGGAGTCCCCTCGGCAAGCGCAACGCCCCCTATGCCACGGCCGCGGTCGCCGATGCCGCGGCGGCCCACGGCGTCAGCCCCGCCCAGGTGGTGCTTCGTTGGCAGGTCCAATTGGGCAACCTGCCCATCCCCAAGTCCTCCACACCGCAGCGCCAGGTGGACAATCTTGACGTGTTCGGCTTCCAGCTCGGCGATGCCGAGATGGCGGCGATTACGGCGCTCGACCAGCCCGACGGCAGGCTCTTTGGCGCCGACCCCGCCACCCACGAGGAGATGTAG
- a CDS encoding PadR family transcriptional regulator, with protein sequence MDIPKDLVAASATPLVLTILAEADSYGYAIIKRVAELSAGQLEWTEGLLYPLLHRLERQGHIEGTWGASESGRKRKYYRLTADGRAALAGHQAQWRTVSTALEGAWTAIKLDFGPSGAFA encoded by the coding sequence ATGGACATCCCCAAGGACCTCGTGGCCGCGAGCGCAACCCCGCTCGTGCTCACGATCCTCGCCGAGGCCGACAGTTACGGCTACGCGATCATCAAGCGCGTCGCCGAGCTCTCGGCGGGCCAGCTCGAATGGACAGAGGGACTCCTCTACCCACTCCTGCACCGCCTCGAACGCCAAGGCCACATCGAGGGAACATGGGGAGCCTCCGAATCCGGGCGTAAGCGCAAGTACTACCGGCTCACGGCCGACGGGCGCGCCGCCCTCGCGGGTCACCAAGCGCAGTGGCGCACGGTGTCGACCGCGCTCGAGGGAGCCTGGACCGCCATCAAGCTCGACTTCGGACCCTCGGGGGCCTTCGCATGA